The stretch of DNA AGTGCATGCGACTACTCATGAGCGCTAACGGAATCCACCTCTGACCTGCTCGATATACCGCGCCACCGCCGGGGCCTTTTCGAAGCGGCGGTGGATCAGCGACAGCCAGGATGAAGCCGTGCTGCCCTGGATCGGCCGGTACAACACATTGGGCAGCCCCACGTGCCCGACCACCGATTCCGGCACCACGGCCACCCCCTGCCCCAGGGAGACCAGGGCCAGCACCGCCACCAGGCCGCCGGGCTGCGGCCCCAGTTTCGGCGCGTAACCACCCTCGGCGGCGACCTGCAAGGTGCCGCTGATCTGTTCCGGAAGCACGAAGGTCTCGTTATGCAAATGGGCCGGGGCGATCTCCGGCAAGCGCCCCAGCCAGGACTCGGCGGGCAGCGCCAGGACAAAACCTTCGCCATCCAGGCGGACCGCCTCCACCCCTTCGGGCAGGGTCATGGGCGAGCGGACATAACCGATGTCGAACCGCCCCTCGGCCACCAATCCGGGCAATGCCGCCATCGGGCTTTCGCGCACGCTCAGGCTGACGTCCGGGCAGTCCTGGATGAAGCGCTGCACCTGTTTTTGCAGCAGCCCCGAATACACCGCCGAGGCCACGTAGCCCAGCTCGATATGGCCGATTTCGCCACGCCCGGCGCGCTGGGCGTTACGTTGCGCGAACTCGAACTGGCGCACCGTGGCCTCGGCCTCGCGCACCAGGGCCGCGCCGGCCTCGGTCAGGCTGACCTCGCGCTGCTGGCGCACAAACAAGCGGGTGCCCAGGGTCTGTTCCATATCCTGGATCTGCCGGCTCAGGGTTGGCGGTGCGATGCCCAGCTGTTCGGCGGCGCGGGTGAAATTGCGTTGCCGGGCCACCGCCAGGAAATAGCGGAAATGACGGATTTCCATAAGTGCGTTAGCTCAAAGGTAATGAAGTGCTTCAGCTCGTCTAACAGAACGGGCGAAAGCCCGGGATAAGCTGGCCAGACCTTCACAGTAGAGAGCCCACGCCATGCACGTCAAACCACTGTTTCTGGCCATGATCACTTGCTGCAGCGTGCCCACGACTTTCGCCGCCGAGAAAGACGCCGACGTTGCCCAGAAGGCAATCCTCAATTTCGCCACTGCCCAACAACTGCTCAAGGCCGCACAGGAAACCGCCTCGGCCAAGGGCTGGCCCTGCGCCGTGGCGATCGTCGACGACGGCGGCTGGCCGATCCTCAGCGCGCGCATGGACGGTGCGCCGGTGGTGGCCGGTATCGAACTGGCCCAGGGCAAGGCGCGGACCTCGGCGCTGTTCAAGCGCCCTTCCGGCGACCTGGAAAACGCCATCAACGGCGGGCGCCAGGCGGCCATCACCTCGGGCCTGCTGATGATGAAAGGCGCGCAGCCGATCCGCGTCGACGGCCAGGTGATCGGCGCCATCGGCATCAGCGCCGACACCCCGGCCCACGACGATGAAATCGCCCAGGCCGCCCTCGCCGCGCTGGGTCAACGGGTGCAGCCATGAGGCCGGCCAGCCCGCGCCTGACCCTGCTCACCGCTTCCGGGGTGTGCTCGCTGATCGTGCTCGACACCAACATAGTCGCGGTGACCCTGCCGAGCATCGCCCGCGATCTGGGGGCCAACTTCGCCGATATCGAATGGGTGGTCAGCGCCTACATGCTGGCCTTCGCCGCGCTGCTGCTGCCGGCCGGCAGCCTGGCCGACCGCTTCGGGCGCAAGCGCACCCTGCTCTGCGGCCTTGGGCTGTTCATCCTCGCCTCCCTCGGCTGTGGCGCCGCGCCCAACGTGCTGTTGCTCGACATCGCCCGGGCGATCAAAGGGGTCGGCGCGGCGCTGCTGCTGACCTCGGCCCTGGCCACCATCGGCCACACCTTCCATGACGAGGTCGAACGGGCCAAGGCCTGGGCGTTCTGGGGGGCCTGCATGGGCGTGGCGATGACCGCCGCGCCCACCGTCGGCGGCCTGATCACCGAGTTCATCGGCTGGCGCTGGATCTTCTACCTCAACCTACCGGTGGGCGGGCTGCTGGTGCTGATGGTGTTGCGCGCGATACCCGAGTCCCGCGACACCCAGGCCGCCCGCCTCGATCCCTGGGGCAGCTTGGCCTTCAGCGCCAGCCTGCTGTGCCTGATCTGGGGCCTGATCGAAGCCAATCGCATCGGCTGGAGCCACCCGCTGACCTACGCCCGACTATTGGGCGGCGTGGCGTTGCTCGGGCTGTTCGTGCTGATCGAGCGGGTGCAGCGCCGGCCCATGGTCGACCTGCAGCTGTTCCGCCATCCGCGCTTCATCGGTGCCCTGCTGGGGATGTTCGCCTACGCCGGCTGCGCCCAGGTGATGATGACCCTGCTGCCCTTCTACCTGCAGAACGGCCTGGGCTTCTCGGCGATCGCCTCGGGGCTGGGCATGCTGCCATTTGCCCTGACCATGTTGATCTGTCCGCGCATCGGCGTGCGCCTGGCGACGCGTTATGCCCCGGCGACCCTGATGGCCGCCGGCCTGACCCTGGTCGGTTGCGGCAACCTGCTCGCCGCCTGGGCCGTGCAGGCTGGCGGCTACCTGAGCTTTGCCCTGGCCATCGCGGTGACCGGTGCCGGCGCCGGCCTGCTCAACGGCGACACACAGAAAAACATCATGGCCTGCGTGCCCCGCGACCGCGCCGGCATGGCCTCGGGCCTGAGCACCACCATGCGCTTCAGCGCCATCATGCTGGCCATCGGCGTGTTCGGCGCCCTGCTCGGCAGCCACACCCAGCAACGCCTGCACGCCAGCCTGGGTGAAAGCGCCACGCAATGGCTCGACCAGGCCCAGGCCATCGCCTCCCGGGTGGTGGCCGGCGATATGCCCGCAGCCCTGGCATTGCTGCCCGACTCGGCGAAAGAGCTGGTCGAACCGCTGGCTCGCCAGGCCTTTATCGACGGTTTCGGCGTGGTGCTTTGGGTGGCCGGCCTGCTGGCGCTGCTGGCGGCAGTGACAGTGGGCACGCTGATGCGCAATCCCATCCCGCAGCCGCGGCCTTTGACGCTGAGCGTGGAGTGAAATCAGGCGAGGGTCCGTCCTACGGCCACTGAAATCGTTCGGTGGCCATGACCAAGGCCCATAACCATCGCCCGCCTGCAGATGCATCGCCTCAGTCGCGGGCGCGCGCCCAAACCTCAAGTACGCCCCTGGCTGGCGCTGCTGCTCGACCAGTTGAACAGCGCCAGGCGCACGCGCCAGTACCGACAGGAAATGGTCAGGTAATAGCCGATGCAAGAGCGCCAGCAAGGGGACGCTCTTGCCCGCTCTCAAGGGAAAGGACGGGGCGCCAGAGCAAACGCATCCGTCCGTCGGCTGGTAATGCTCGATTCGCGCAGCGGATCGCAAAAAACATCCAGGACACCCAGCAAAAAAATACGCCGCTGCTAGGATTTCCGACGGACCTCACCCTAATAAAGGAGCAACACATGAGAGTCGTCCCCCTTGCCTTGGCTTGCGCCCTCACCCTCGGACTCGCCGGTTGCAATTCCATCGCCGGCAAGACCAATACCCTGAGCGATGAACAGATCAAATCCCAGACCAGCGGCGCCCTGGGTTATGCGCCCTCGGACGTCAGCATCGTCAGCCGTCGCACCGAAGGCACCAACACCTACGTGGCCTTGAAAACCAACGACAACAAGGAGTTCAACTGCATCATCAACGGCGGCAACCTGCTCACCCTGGGCATGACCAACCCGCCTTCCTGCGCCAGGAAAGGCGAAGCCATCCGTTCCGCTCCTTTCGGCGGCTGAAACGCTGATCCGGGGGCAGTCGTCGGCCGGCTCACGGCCGGACTGCCCTCACCCCATCACACCCCATCGATATGCCGGTACTGTGCATCCAGCTGCTGCGCCAGCTCGCGAGCGCGGCCGAGGCGGATCGGCCCGCGTTCGATATCGATCAACAGAGTCGGACAACCCAGGCGCTCCAAGGGCGGCAAGGTCTTGAGCCGGCCATCGGTGAGCAGCAGTACCCGTTGCTGCTCGGCTGGGTAACGCTTGTGCCGCGAGACCAGCCACCGTCCCGCCTCGGCCAAGGCCGCCAGCAACGGCGTGCCGCCGCCCGCGCCCAGCCCCTCGAGCCCGTCGCGCAAATCCTTCGAAGCCTTCAGGCCCTGCACCTGCCAGTTCGGCGCGCGGCCGCTGGCGGTCAGCAGGGCCAGGCGCGCGCGCTGCCGGTAGGCATCATCGAACAGCTGGGCCAGCAGGCCCTTGGCATCGCTCAGTGCCTGATGGCGGCGGGTCGAGGCCGATGCATCGACGATCACCAGCCACAGCTCATGGGGCGAACGGCTGCGCAGGTGCCACAACAGATCGTCACGCTGGTGGGGCCGACCGTTGAGCAAGGTGCCGGGCCAGTTGATCGAGCCGTGGACGGCCGCGCGCGCGCGGCCTTGCCTGCCCTTGTCCAACCGCCCGGCGCGGGACTTGGCATTCGCCCCCGCGTCGGACCGGGGGCGAATGCCTAGGGCTTTTTTGGCCAGCTCGGCACTTCACGCCGGGCGCCGGTGGCCAGCGCCTGGGCCGGCAGCTCGCCCCATTGGCCCTGGCCTTCGGCGGGGCTGGATTGGGCCGGGGATGGCGCGAGAGATGGCTGCGGCGGATGCGCCGCGCTCGGCGGGTGGTCACGACGGCGATGGCGCAGGGCGAATTCGGCCACCGCGTCTATGTCCTGCTCCTCGATAGCCCGGGCACCACGCCAGGCCGCGTGGGCGCGGGCGGCGCGCAGCCACACCAGATCCGCGCGCAGGCCGTCGACGCCGGCGGCGAAACAGCGCTCGGTGATCCGCTCCAGCGCTCGATCGTCCAGGGCGATCTCCGCCAGCAACAGCCGCGCCTGCTGACAGCGCTGGCGCAGCGCCGCCTGCTCGGCGGCCCATTGCTGGCAGAAGTTCTGGGGATCGCTGTCGAAATCCAGCCGCCGGCGAATGATCTGCCCCCGCTCAGTGGGCGGCGTCTGCCCGCTCAGGGCGACATTCAGGCCAAAGCGGTCCAGCAGTTGCGGACGCAGCTCGCCCTCTTCTGGGTTCATGGTGCCGATCAGCACGAACCTGGCCGAATGCCGGTGGGAAATACCGTCGCGCTCGATCAGGTTGGTGCCGCTGGCGGCCACGTCCAGCAGCAGGTCCACCAGGTGGTCCGGCAGCAGGTTCACCTCGTCGACGTAGAGCACCCCGCCATCGGCCTTGGCCAGCACGCCCGGGGAAAACTGCGCCCGGCCTTCGCCCAGCGCCGCGTCCAGATCCAGGGTGCCAACCAGGCGCTCTTCGGTCGCGCCCAGCGGCAAGGTGACGAACTGCCCGCTGGCCAGCAGGTCCGCCAGGCCGCGGGCCAGTGTCGACTTGGCCATGCCCCGAGGGCCTTCGATCAACACCCCGCCGATTTTCGGGTCGATGGCCGTCAGGCACAGCGCCAGTTTCAGGTCATCGGCGCCGACCACGGCGGACAGCGGGAAATGTGGGGTATCGCTCATGTCGGTTCTCGGTAAAGGGATGCACGAACATCAATCGGTGTAGCCGCTGCCGCAGGCTGCGATTGACGACGCAGTCGGCATAAAACAGACGACGCATTGCTATCTGACAGGCCGCGTCGCCTGCCCCAGCGGTCCCTGCGGGCCCGATCGCAGCCTGCGGCAGCGGCTACAGGGGCATCAGCCATCTTCTTCGATATCCAGCAGCAGGTTTTCCAGGGCCTCGCGGTACTCGCCGGGCGCCTGCCACATCCCGCGCTGCTGGGCTTCGAGCAGGCGTTCGGTCATGTCGCGCAACGCATGGGGGTTGTGCTGCCGGATGAATTCGCGGGTCGCCGGGTCCAGCAGATAGGCGTCGGCCAGCAGGGCGTACTGGTGATCGTCGATGAGCTGGGTGGTGGCGTCGAAGGCGAACAGATTATCCACGGTGGCGGCCATTTCAAAGGCGCCCTTGTAGCCGTGGCGCTTCACCCCTTCGATCCACTTCGGGTTGGCTGCGCGGGAGCGGATCACCCGGTTCAGCTCTTCCTTGAGGCTGCGGATCTTCGGCAGGTCCGGCTGGCTGTGGTCGCCGTGGTAGCTGGCGGCCTTTTCGCCGCTGAGGCTTTCCACCGCCGCGAGCATGCCGCCCTGGAACTGGTAGTAGTCGTTGGAATCCAGCAGGTCGTGCTCGCGGTTGTCCTGGTTCTGCAGCACCGCCTGCACCTGGCTCAGGCGCTGGGCGAACTGGCCACGGGCCGCGGTGCCTTCGTCGGCGCCACCATAGGCGTAGCCGCCCCAGTTCAGGTAGACCTCGGCCAGGTCCTCGCGGCTCTGCCACAGGCGAGCGTCGATAGCGCCCTGCACGCCCGCACCATAGGCCCCGGGCTTGGCGCCGAAGATCCGCCAGCCGGCCTGGCGCTGCGCGGCCTCAGCATCAAGACCGGACTGCAGCAGCGCTTCACGCTCGGCGCGGACCTTGGCCGCCAGCGGGTTGAGGTCGTCCGGCTCGTCCAGCGCGGCCACCGCCTGCACCGCGGCGTCAAACAGGCGGATCAGGTTGGCGAAGGCATCGCGGAAGAACCCGGACACCCGCAGGGTCACGTCCACCCGCGGGCGGTCCAGCAGGCTCAGCGGCAGGATCTCGAAGTCGTCGACCCGCTGGCTGCCGGTGGCCCACACCGGGCGCACACCCATCAGTGCCATGGCCTGGGCGATATCGTCGCCGCCGGTGCGCATGGTCGCCGTGCCCCACACCGACAGGCCTAGTTGGCGCAGGTGGTCGCCATGGTCCTGCAGGTGCCGTTCGAGGATCAGGTTGGCCGACTGGAAACCGATGCGCCAGGCGGTGGTGGTCGGCAGGTTGCGCACGTCCACCGAGTAGAAATTGCGCCCGGTGGGCAGCACGTCCAGGCGTCCACGACTCGGTGCGCCGCTGGGCCCGGCCGGCACGAAACGCCCGCCCAGGGCATCCAGCAAACCACGCATTTCCGCCGGGCCGCAGGCATCCAGGCGCGGCGCCACTACCTCGCGCAGGCTGTCGATGATCGCCTTGACCTCGCTCCAGCCGGGCTCGTTCAGTTGCTCGACCTCACCGGCCAAGGCCGCTTCTATCAAGCGCCCGGCAAACAGCTCCAGGCGCTCGCGGGTATCGCCGGCAGTGCGCCACAGTTGCTCACTGAGGTCCTGCAAGGCCTGTGGCCGGCGCCCGCTCCAGGGCTCGGCCAGGGCGCAATCCAGCGGATCGAAACCCAGCTCGAAGGCCTTGGCCAGGGCCCGCAACAGGCTCGACTGCGCGCCCCGGCCATCGCCACGGGGAATGCGCAGCAAGGCCAGCAAGGTGTCGATACGCAGGCGGCCCACGGGCGATTCGCCGAACACATGCAGGCCGTCGCGGATCTGCGACTCCTTCAGGTCGCACAGGTAGGTGTCCAGGCGCGGTAGCCACAGCGCCGCGTCGGCCTCGCCGTCGAGCTGTCCGTCCAGTTGCAGTTCGCGGTCGATCCGGGTCACCCGCACCAGCTTGAGAATGTCCTTCTGCAACTCGCGGGCGCGGCGCGGATCGAGCAACTGGGCTTCGTAGTACTCGTCGGCCAGCAGTTCCAGGTCGCGCAGCGGGCCATAGGTTTCGGCGCGGGTCAGCGGCGGCATCAGGTGGTCGATGATCACCGCCTGGGTCCGGCGCTTGGCCTGAGCGCCCTCGCCCGGGTCGTTGACGATGAACGGATAGATATTCGGCAGCGGCCCCAGCAGCACGTCCGGCCAGCAGCTTTCGGACAGGCCGACGCCCTTGCCCGGCAGCCACTCCAGGTTGCCGTGCTTGCCGACGTGGATCAGCCCGTGGGCGCCGTAGGTCTGGCGCAGCCAGAAGTAGAACGCCAGGTACCCGTGGGGCGGCACCAGGTCCGGGTCGTGATAGACCGCGCTCGGATCGACCTGATAACCGCGCGCCGGCTGGATGCCGACAAAGGTCAGGCCAAAACGCAGGCCGGCGATCATCAGCCGCCCGCCGCGGAACATCGGGTCGTTTTGCGGCCCGCCCCAACGTTCCGTCACCGCCAGGCGGTTGGCTTCGGGCAACGCGTCGAACATGGCCTGGTACTCCTCCAGCGCCAGGCTTTGCTGGCACGGGCGCAGGTCGAGGCTGTCCAGGTCGTTGCTGACGCCACCGAGCAGTTGCTGGATCAGTGCTGTCCCGCTGTCCGGCAACTCGGCCGGCAACGGGTAGCCCTCGGCGTGCAGCGCGCACAAGATATTCAGCGCCGCCGCCGGCGTATCCAGGCCCACGCCATTGCCGATGCGGCCGTCGCGGGTCGGGTAGTTGGCGAGGATCAGGGCGATGCGTTTTTCAGCATTGGGCAGCCGGGCCAGATCGACCCAGCGCCGCGCCAGTTCGGCGACAAAATCCATGCGCTCGGGGGCCGGGCGGTAGCAGACCACGTCCGACTGGCTGCGCTCGCTGCGCCAGGCCAGGTCCTTGAAGCTGATGGGCCGGCTGATGATGCGCCCGTCCAGTTCCGGCAAGGCGATGTGCATCGCCAGGTCCCGCGGGCCCAGGCCCTGCTCGCTGGCGCGCCAGCCGGGTTCGTTGTCCTGGGCGCAGATGGCCTGGATCACCGGAACATCGCGGCGGAACGGCCGCAGGTGCGGCGCTTCCGGGCTGGACTGGGCAAAGCCGGTGGTGTTGAGAATCACCCCGGCCTCGACTTCATCCAGCAGCTCCTCGACCACCGCCAGGCAACCGGGCTCTTTCAGGCTGGCCAGGGCAATCGGCAGCGGGTTCAGGCCCGCCGCCAACAAGCGCCGGCAGAACTCATCGATAAAGGCCGTGTTGGCCGCCTGCAAATGCGAGCGGTAGAACAGCAGCGCCGCCACCGGCTGGCCGGCCCGCCAGTCGGCTTGCCAGTCGCTGAGGGCGGCGCGGCTTTTGTGCGGGTGGTAGATCGCTGTGCGCGGCAGGGTCTGCGGCTCGGACCAATGGTAATCGCGCCCCAGCCAGGCACTGGCCAGGCAGCGGTACAGGTTCAGCGCATTGCCCATGCCGCCCTGGCGCAGGAAGTGCCAGAGGCGCTCGCGGTCGGCGGCGGGCACCGTGCTCAGGTCGCTCAGCTCCGGGTCCGGACGATCGTCGCCCGGCACCAGGATCAACTGCACGCCGCGCTGCGCCAGCTGCACCAGTTGCTCGATGCCATAACGCCAATAAGCGATGCCACCGTGCAGGGAAATCAGGATCACCTTGGCGTGGCGCAGCACCTGGTCGACATACAGGTCGACCGAGGCATGGTTCTGCACCTGCATCGGGTTGGCCAGGCGAAAGCTCGGGTAGTCCTCTGGCAGTTGCTGCGCCGCTTCGGCCAGCAGCGCCAGGCTGGAGTCGCCGCTGCACAGGATCACCAGTTCGGCGGGGGTCTGTCCAAGGTCGGCAATGTTGTCATCCGACACGAAACCGCCGGGCTGGGTCCTGAGCAGGTGCATGACTTACACGCTAAGCGCGGCGCGCAATTGCGCTTCGAGCAGGGTCGCGTCCAGTTCCTGGCCGATCAGCACCAGGCGCGTGGCACGGGCTTCATCGGCGCCCCACTGGCGGTCGAAGTGCTTGTCGAAGCGGGTGCCCACGCCTTGGATCAACAGGCGCATCGGCTTGTTGGGGATCGCTGCGAAGCCCTTGACCCGCAGGATGCCGTGCTGCACCACCAGTTGGGTCAGGGCGTCCAGCAGCAGGCTTTCGTCGGCCTGGGGCAGCTCGATGGAGATGGAATCGAAGGCGTCGTGGTCATGATCATCATGATCGTCGCCATCGTGGTGATGGTCATGATGGCTGTGGCGGCCGTCGATATGTTCTTCCGAGCCGTTGCCCAGGCCCAGCAGCACGTCCAGCGGCAGGCGACCGCTGCTGGCTTCGATGACTTTCACCGCCGGCGGCAGCTCCTCGGCCACTTCCAGGCGCACCTTGGCCAGGTCTGCCGGGCTGATCAGGTCGGCCTTGTTGAGGATCACCAGGTCGGCGCTGGACAGCTGGTCGGCGAACAGCTCATGCAGCGGCGACTCATGGTCGAGGTTGGGGTCGAGCTTGCGCTGGGCGTCGACCTGGTCCGGGAAGGCGGCGAAGGTGCCGGCGGCCACGGCTGGGCTGTCGACCACCGTGATCACCGCGTCGACGGTGCAGGCGCTGCGGATTTCCGGCCACTGGAATGCCTGGACCAAAGGTTTGGGCAGGGCCAGGCCAGAGGTTTCGATGAGGATATGGTCGAGGTCGCCGCGACGGGCCACCAGCTCGCGCATCACCGGGAAAAACTCTTCCTGCACGGTGCAGCACAGGCAGCCGTTGGCCAGTTCAAAGACACGACCGCTGGCTTCTTCCTCGGTGCAACCGATGGAACACTGCTTGAGGATCTCGCCGTCGATGCCCAGCTCGCCGAACTCGTTGACGATCACCGCGATGCGCCGACCCTGGGCGTTGTCCAGCATGTGCCGCAGCAAGGTGGTTTTGCCCGAGCCGAGGAAGCCGGTAACGATGGTGACGGGAAGTTTGGCCAGTGTTTTCATCGGATGCCCTTTGGCAAGGTGGCGGGCATACGGGACGAGAACCGCGCAGGCAACTGCACGGAAGGGTTCGCCACCGGATCACCCCGCCCGGTTGTAGTGAGAATCAGGTCCGAGGCAGGTCTCCTGGCTGACGGCGTGCCGGTCGTTAGACTGGCCAACGATGCGCCTTCCCGCCGCCTGGCAGTGGCCTTGCATCGTTCATCACCGTTTACAGTTGCGGGGGCAGCCGCGGCTTGGACCGCGTTCCCTTCTTAGCTTCGACAGACGCCGAAGAACCTCGAGAGCGCAAGGCTACGCAGAGCTTGGGGGGCGGTCAATGTCCATGCAGCGCAAGGACAGGCCAATTGCGATCGAAAACGAGAACCCTTGCCAATTGACGCCCCTCCCTCGCCCATGCTCTCCTACACACCTTGTTACGGGTGCCCTTCACAGGGTGAAACGGGAAACCGGTGCGTCACAGGCCAAAAGCCTTGATCAGTCCGGTGCTGCCCCCGCAACGGTAAGCGAGCGAAGAATCAGATCCACTGTGCCAGCAGTCCGGCATGGGAAGGCGATTCTTGCAGGCGTGGCGCAAGCCCCGCCCCTCGCGAGCCCGGAGACCGGCCCGCTGCACAGTCATAACAAACCCGCGGTGGGCGGGCGCTGTTAATTCCCCGCGAGCCCGTCTCGCGGGGTTTTGCTGCGCTCGATTCACCCGCTGACACACCAGAGGGAAGCGCCATGTCGATCATCAGCAGCACCAGCCACTCCAGCAGCAGTACCGCCACCCTGAGCCAACGCCTGGTCGCCGCCATCGGCGCCTCGATTCTCGGTGCGTGCCTTGTGTATTTCGCCGGCTTCTCCCATATCGAAGCGGTGCACAACGCCGCCCACGATACCCGCCACAGCGCCGCCTTCCCTTGCCACTGAGACCTGCCGACATGATCAAGCGTATCGCGCAAACCGCGGGGTTCACCGGGTTGCTGGCGGCCCTGTTGCTGACCCTGCTGCAAAGCTTCTGGGTCGCGCCGCTGATCCTGGAGGCGGAAACCTACGAGAAGGCCCCGGCCGCCCAGCATGAAGAAGCGCATGAGCATGCCGCCGGCACCGCCGCCCACAGCCACGACGCCGAAGCCTGGGAACCGGAAGACGGCTGGCAGCGCGTGCTGTCCACCACCGGCGGCAACCTGGTAGTCGCCGTGGGTTTCGCCCTGATGCTCGCCGGCCTCTACACCCTGCGCGCGCCGAACCGTACTTCCCAGGGCTTGCTCTGGGGCCTGGCCGGTTATGCGACTTTCTGCCTGGCGCCGACCCTCGGCCTGCCGCCCGAACTGCCGGGCACCGCCGCCGCGGACCTGGCGCAACGGCAGAT from Pseudomonas chlororaphis subsp. chlororaphis encodes:
- a CDS encoding GlcG/HbpS family heme-binding protein → MHVKPLFLAMITCCSVPTTFAAEKDADVAQKAILNFATAQQLLKAAQETASAKGWPCAVAIVDDGGWPILSARMDGAPVVAGIELAQGKARTSALFKRPSGDLENAINGGRQAAITSGLLMMKGAQPIRVDGQVIGAIGISADTPAHDDEIAQAALAALGQRVQP
- a CDS encoding MFS transporter — protein: MRPASPRLTLLTASGVCSLIVLDTNIVAVTLPSIARDLGANFADIEWVVSAYMLAFAALLLPAGSLADRFGRKRTLLCGLGLFILASLGCGAAPNVLLLDIARAIKGVGAALLLTSALATIGHTFHDEVERAKAWAFWGACMGVAMTAAPTVGGLITEFIGWRWIFYLNLPVGGLLVLMVLRAIPESRDTQAARLDPWGSLAFSASLLCLIWGLIEANRIGWSHPLTYARLLGGVALLGLFVLIERVQRRPMVDLQLFRHPRFIGALLGMFAYAGCAQVMMTLLPFYLQNGLGFSAIASGLGMLPFALTMLICPRIGVRLATRYAPATLMAAGLTLVGCGNLLAAWAVQAGGYLSFALAIAVTGAGAGLLNGDTQKNIMACVPRDRAGMASGLSTTMRFSAIMLAIGVFGALLGSHTQQRLHASLGESATQWLDQAQAIASRVVAGDMPAALALLPDSAKELVEPLARQAFIDGFGVVLWVAGLLALLAAVTVGTLMRNPIPQPRPLTLSVE
- a CDS encoding CbtA family protein codes for the protein MIKRIAQTAGFTGLLAALLLTLLQSFWVAPLILEAETYEKAPAAQHEEAHEHAAGTAAHSHDAEAWEPEDGWQRVLSTTGGNLVVAVGFALMLAGLYTLRAPNRTSQGLLWGLAGYATFCLAPTLGLPPELPGTAAADLAQRQIWWVSTAASTAAGIALIVFARNWLLKALGVAILAVPHLIGAPQPQVHSMLAPEELEAQFKIASQLTNAAFWLALGLISAWLFRRKSDDQYSA
- a CDS encoding ATP-binding protein, with protein sequence MSDTPHFPLSAVVGADDLKLALCLTAIDPKIGGVLIEGPRGMAKSTLARGLADLLASGQFVTLPLGATEERLVGTLDLDAALGEGRAQFSPGVLAKADGGVLYVDEVNLLPDHLVDLLLDVAASGTNLIERDGISHRHSARFVLIGTMNPEEGELRPQLLDRFGLNVALSGQTPPTERGQIIRRRLDFDSDPQNFCQQWAAEQAALRQRCQQARLLLAEIALDDRALERITERCFAAGVDGLRADLVWLRAARAHAAWRGARAIEEQDIDAVAEFALRHRRRDHPPSAAHPPQPSLAPSPAQSSPAEGQGQWGELPAQALATGARREVPSWPKKP
- the cobW gene encoding cobalamin biosynthesis protein CobW, whose protein sequence is MKTLAKLPVTIVTGFLGSGKTTLLRHMLDNAQGRRIAVIVNEFGELGIDGEILKQCSIGCTEEEASGRVFELANGCLCCTVQEEFFPVMRELVARRGDLDHILIETSGLALPKPLVQAFQWPEIRSACTVDAVITVVDSPAVAAGTFAAFPDQVDAQRKLDPNLDHESPLHELFADQLSSADLVILNKADLISPADLAKVRLEVAEELPPAVKVIEASSGRLPLDVLLGLGNGSEEHIDGRHSHHDHHHDGDDHDDHDHDAFDSISIELPQADESLLLDALTQLVVQHGILRVKGFAAIPNKPMRLLIQGVGTRFDKHFDRQWGADEARATRLVLIGQELDATLLEAQLRAALSV
- a CDS encoding CbtB domain-containing protein, producing MSIISSTSHSSSSTATLSQRLVAAIGASILGACLVYFAGFSHIEAVHNAAHDTRHSAAFPCH
- a CDS encoding vWA domain-containing protein gives rise to the protein MDKGRQGRARAAVHGSINWPGTLLNGRPHQRDDLLWHLRSRSPHELWLVIVDASASTRRHQALSDAKGLLAQLFDDAYRQRARLALLTASGRAPNWQVQGLKASKDLRDGLEGLGAGGGTPLLAALAEAGRWLVSRHKRYPAEQQRVLLLTDGRLKTLPPLERLGCPTLLIDIERGPIRLGRARELAQQLDAQYRHIDGV
- the cobN gene encoding cobaltochelatase subunit CobN yields the protein MHLLRTQPGGFVSDDNIADLGQTPAELVILCSGDSSLALLAEAAQQLPEDYPSFRLANPMQVQNHASVDLYVDQVLRHAKVILISLHGGIAYWRYGIEQLVQLAQRGVQLILVPGDDRPDPELSDLSTVPAADRERLWHFLRQGGMGNALNLYRCLASAWLGRDYHWSEPQTLPRTAIYHPHKSRAALSDWQADWRAGQPVAALLFYRSHLQAANTAFIDEFCRRLLAAGLNPLPIALASLKEPGCLAVVEELLDEVEAGVILNTTGFAQSSPEAPHLRPFRRDVPVIQAICAQDNEPGWRASEQGLGPRDLAMHIALPELDGRIISRPISFKDLAWRSERSQSDVVCYRPAPERMDFVAELARRWVDLARLPNAEKRIALILANYPTRDGRIGNGVGLDTPAAALNILCALHAEGYPLPAELPDSGTALIQQLLGGVSNDLDSLDLRPCQQSLALEEYQAMFDALPEANRLAVTERWGGPQNDPMFRGGRLMIAGLRFGLTFVGIQPARGYQVDPSAVYHDPDLVPPHGYLAFYFWLRQTYGAHGLIHVGKHGNLEWLPGKGVGLSESCWPDVLLGPLPNIYPFIVNDPGEGAQAKRRTQAVIIDHLMPPLTRAETYGPLRDLELLADEYYEAQLLDPRRARELQKDILKLVRVTRIDRELQLDGQLDGEADAALWLPRLDTYLCDLKESQIRDGLHVFGESPVGRLRIDTLLALLRIPRGDGRGAQSSLLRALAKAFELGFDPLDCALAEPWSGRRPQALQDLSEQLWRTAGDTRERLELFAGRLIEAALAGEVEQLNEPGWSEVKAIIDSLREVVAPRLDACGPAEMRGLLDALGGRFVPAGPSGAPSRGRLDVLPTGRNFYSVDVRNLPTTTAWRIGFQSANLILERHLQDHGDHLRQLGLSVWGTATMRTGGDDIAQAMALMGVRPVWATGSQRVDDFEILPLSLLDRPRVDVTLRVSGFFRDAFANLIRLFDAAVQAVAALDEPDDLNPLAAKVRAEREALLQSGLDAEAAQRQAGWRIFGAKPGAYGAGVQGAIDARLWQSREDLAEVYLNWGGYAYGGADEGTAARGQFAQRLSQVQAVLQNQDNREHDLLDSNDYYQFQGGMLAAVESLSGEKAASYHGDHSQPDLPKIRSLKEELNRVIRSRAANPKWIEGVKRHGYKGAFEMAATVDNLFAFDATTQLIDDHQYALLADAYLLDPATREFIRQHNPHALRDMTERLLEAQQRGMWQAPGEYREALENLLLDIEEDG
- a CDS encoding LysR family transcriptional regulator, whose protein sequence is MEIRHFRYFLAVARQRNFTRAAEQLGIAPPTLSRQIQDMEQTLGTRLFVRQQREVSLTEAGAALVREAEATVRQFEFAQRNAQRAGRGEIGHIELGYVASAVYSGLLQKQVQRFIQDCPDVSLSVRESPMAALPGLVAEGRFDIGYVRSPMTLPEGVEAVRLDGEGFVLALPAESWLGRLPEIAPAHLHNETFVLPEQISGTLQVAAEGGYAPKLGPQPGGLVAVLALVSLGQGVAVVPESVVGHVGLPNVLYRPIQGSTASSWLSLIHRRFEKAPAVARYIEQVRGGFR